In Mustela lutreola isolate mMusLut2 chromosome 1, mMusLut2.pri, whole genome shotgun sequence, one genomic interval encodes:
- the LOC131815148 gene encoding placenta-specific gene 8 protein-like isoform X1 — MNPVVSQPGYGAGYGAGGVMNSDWQTGVFDCCDDLGICLCGTFCPLCLSCQIASDMDECCLCGASVAMRTLYRTRYGIPGSICGDFLWLGCFPLCTLCQLKRDIEKRKAMNAF, encoded by the exons ATGAATCCAGTTGTTTCGCAGCCGGGATACGGCGCGGGATACGGCGCGGGGGGGGTGATGAACAGTGACTGGCAGACCGGCGTATTTGACTGCTGCGACGACCTGGGGATTT GCCTCTGCGGCACTTTCTGCCCCCTGTGCCTCTCGTGTCAGATCGCCTCCGACATGGACGAGTGCTGCCTGTGCGGGGCCAGCGTGGCTATGAGGACCTTGTACAGGACGCGCTACGGCATCCCG GGATCTATTTGTGGTGATTTCCTATGGCTGGGATGTTTTCCTCTGTGCACCCTTTGTCAACTCAAGCGagatattgaaaaaagaaaagcaatgaatgCTTTCTAA
- the LOC131815148 gene encoding placenta-specific gene 8 protein-like isoform X2: protein MNPVVSQPGYGAGYGAGGVMNSDWQTGVFDCCDDLGICLCGTFCPLCLSCQIASDMDECCLCGASVAMRTLYRTRYGIPTSILT, encoded by the exons ATGAATCCAGTTGTTTCGCAGCCGGGATACGGCGCGGGATACGGCGCGGGGGGGGTGATGAACAGTGACTGGCAGACCGGCGTATTTGACTGCTGCGACGACCTGGGGATTT GCCTCTGCGGCACTTTCTGCCCCCTGTGCCTCTCGTGTCAGATCGCCTCCGACATGGACGAGTGCTGCCTGTGCGGGGCCAGCGTGGCTATGAGGACCTTGTACAGGACGCGCTACGGCATCCCG acctCTATTTTAACATAG